A stretch of the Arachis stenosperma cultivar V10309 chromosome 6, arast.V10309.gnm1.PFL2, whole genome shotgun sequence genome encodes the following:
- the LOC130934621 gene encoding protein EXPRESSION OF TERPENOIDS 1-like yields MKTFPPSDTFYWYKNEDVSSYQGGLELWNHHRYHHQPEHDLIPQARPLFHQDLYSFAAALGVGPTTVSDDQSPSRSAFLVTASAVGSEAASGAREISFQDCGNQAKKDCPHMRCRICCKSRGFDCQTHVKSTWIPASKRRERQQQLTSIQQQQLLAVDVFKFQRDHAW; encoded by the coding sequence ATGAAGACGTTTCCTCCCTCCGACACCTTTTACTGGTACAAGAATGAAGATGTTTCCTCGTACCAAGGTGGCTTGGAGCTGTGGAACCATCATCGTTATCATCACCAACCGGAACACGacctcatacctcaagcaaggCCTCTCTTCCACCAAGATCTTTACAGCTTCGCGGCTGCTTTAGGAGTGGGTCCAACCACCGTGTCCGACGATCAGTCACCCTCGAGATCGGCCTTCCTAGTGACGGCGTCGGCCGTGGGGAGCGAAGCAGCAAGTGGAGCACGTGAGATTAGCTTCCAGGACTGCGGGAACCAGGCGAAGAAGGATTGCCCTCACATGCGGTGTAGGATATGCTGCAAGAGCCGTGGCTTCGATTGCCAAACCCATGTGAAGAGCACTTGGATTCCCGCTTCCAAGCGCCGCGAGAGGCAGCAGCAACTCACCTCTATCCAACAACAACAGCTTCTTGCTGTTGATGTTTTCAAGTTCCAAAGAGATCATGCCTGGTGA